A stretch of DNA from Microtus pennsylvanicus isolate mMicPen1 chromosome 20, mMicPen1.hap1, whole genome shotgun sequence:
agaaggctgcttactcagccaacagacagtagtaactgagagctaagaagccagagcaaggcatcacttcacagaaatacccccacgaggggctggagagatggctcagtggttaagagcattgcctgctcttccagaggacctgagttcgagtcctggcaaccacatggtggctcacaaccatctgtcatggggtctggtgccctcttcagggcaccagaatattgtatataataaataaataataataaataataaatatttgtttatatttatatgtatatgtatataaaataatataataataaataaataatatttatatttatttgtgtttatatgtatataaaaataatataataaataataaatatttatatgtatataataaataaataaatatttaaaaaaaagaaatacccccaCAAAGCTCCATCTccaaacagccaaccaaactgttgtcccatcaaccagctactccagtgatgaggttagaggctctggcatgttccggcctctccaaaccccatgtgttaacaagcaagcagatagccttcgggtgtgacaacgcttaatttaaacccttacaccatgcttctaagtactaaaaacttacgattaaatcatgatgtttggtacctaactttaaatacctacaaaagcatttatgatgtctttctttaaacatctgtgaagctgcactacgtaaacatgcacaagagagacaggctgaaacccaagccagcagattataaaccacaacttcccaaagtttgtgtccattagacaacacagatgtccttgtagcctgtctgtcaaaaataaaggtccaaaataaagttcagtatgatatctactaacaatgttaatacgtaaagagtatttacttttgaataacgttgttacactaaaccaggactttaaattctcagtactataaatatatagcccaaagaaccatgttatagttgcctgtgaatcttaggattctgccttccaatgatcaatcaccaaaatccccatttctagatgtgacaactaaaagctgagtccagatatagctctatgtctcctaggacttaaataaaatcactgctgctttagaaaccatgagttaacttaaatgaaattctaaaagttgatctaagcgattttatgaagactttagatatattagtcaatattactaataaatccaaatcttataaatggagtcaataccaatagggaatgtaaacattctaaagaaggaaaaaattcaaagcataataacaaggacatgaatgctgctatcacatgatactcataatgttttcaatctcgaagccttcgggtccacgaaagaaaccaacaccgctaaaagtccactatttcaggatgaaatcagtgacggcttacggcaagttgtctaaaggacaatttctgtctttgtgacacacacccagttaatgttaaactaaaacaaactcaggtagtaagtgaactaggacaaaatatgcttaagacagtctaaaattgtataaagacagttcactaatatgtctaagtttctttctcatttctcttcaaaggaaatctgtcataaaaatacacacattttatcaaacacactacacactacaccaacacatacacacacgatacaaacacactacacacaccatactacaccaaacacatatacatacacacatcatacacacactacaccacacacatacacacaccaaacacatcgcacacactacaccacacacatacatttctacacaatacacatcacactaaaccacatacatatacacatcacacactccacactataccacactacatcacacgtaccacacacatacatatacacaccatccacaccacacacactacaccacacacacatacctacacacatcacaatacaccacacacacatacacacacatgacacacaccatactacaccacacataccacactaaaccacacacaccatacacacacacatcacaatacaccacacacacatacacacacatgcacacacacactaaaccacacacacatatacactacacactacaccacacacacatcacacacacacactacaccacacacacaccacacacacacatcacaatacaccacacacaccacacacacacatcacaatacaccacacacatacacatcacacacacacacttcaccacacacatacacacaccacacacacacacacacatcacaatacaccacacacacatacatacacactacacacaccatactacaccaaacacatatacatacacgcatcacacactacaccacacacatatacatacacacatcacacacgccacactataccacactacatcacacgtaccacacacatacatatacacaccatccacatcacacatacactacaccacacacacacctacacacatcacaatacaccacacacatacacatacactacaccacacacatatacatacacatgacacacaccatactacaccacacgtaccacgctaaaccacacacacatacacacaccacacacacacacatcacaatacaccacactaaaccacacaccatacacacaccacacacacacacatcacaatacaccacacacacatacatacacatgacacacaccatactacaccacacataccacactaaaccacacacacatacacacaccacacacacacatcacaatacaccacacacacacacatacacatgacacacaccatactacaccacacgtaccacactaaaccacacacacatacacacacatgcacacacacatcacaatacaccacacacacacacatacacatgacacacaccatactacaccacacgtaccacactaaaccacacacaccatacacacaccacacacacacacatcacaatacaccacacacacacacatacacatgacacacaccatactacaccacacgtaccacactaaaccacacacaccatacacacatcacaatacaccacacacacatacacacaccacacacacacacatacacaccaaacacacacacacacacacaatacaccacacacacatacacatgacacacaccatactacaccacacgtaccacactaaaccacacacacatacacacacatgcacacacacacacacaatacaccacacacacatacacatgacacacaccacactacaccacacgtaccacactaaaccacacacacatacacacaccacacacacacacatcataatacaccacacacacatacatacacatgacacacaccatactacaccacacataccacactaaaccacacacacatacacacacacatacacatgacacacaccacactacaccacacacacatacacacacatgcacacacacactacaccacacacacatacacacaccacacacacacacatcacaatacaccacacacacatacatacacatgacacacaccatactacaccacacataccacactaaaccacacacaccatacacacacatgcacacactataaagaatcttaaagcagttagacatgggcatgggcatagtggcacacacctttaatctcagcacttgagaggcagaggcaggcagatctctttgagttcaaggccagccttgtcaacatagagaatttcagaaccgtcagggatacatagaaatcgtgtctcaaaagtacaaaaggaaacaaaaaaacatcCGCAGCAAGTAGTtcgtttaaccaatccagagaataaagaaattttatggaaaaataaagtaaaaatgaacactgcctaactaaggttttcattaatcttaaacatagcccaatttcttgctatttttagaagaattatttatgtgtgtgagtgcttctatttgcatgtgtgcctgcacgaaagaagagggcatcagttcccattacagatggttgtgagccaccatgtgggtgctgggaatttttttttggtttttgagacacggtttctctgtggctttggagcctatcctggaactagcattgtagaccaggctggtctcgaactcacagagatccacctgcctctgcctcccgagtgctgggattaaaggcatcgctcggatttctttttttttttgcctgtcctggaacttgctctgtagaccaggttggcctcaaactcactgagatccacctgcctctgcctcccaagtgcttggattaaagggatgcactaccactaccaggctcctattcttatttccaggggcacaaacattcaggttttgtaatctcaggggattatgaggaacaacttctactgatccacacagtagtacaatgactacagttaacaaaaatttagtgaaatgtttccaagtcaatagcagagaggattttgaaagttcctaacacaaacaaaaaaaaaatttgaggtgATAGATAtaccagttaccgtgacatgatcattaacactgtttacatgcattgagatagctcacaataccccatgctataactcctatgtagcaaataaaatcaaatatagccaagagtggtcatatatatctcaaacccaatatttgggaggcagaagaaggtgcatcttagttccaggtcagccagaactacaacaatgagactctgtccaaataaataaactgcaagtataaggctagtggaagggtttcaaactgaaagacggttgacatctgcaaacaaactagggcacaatgagtgtagcataccattaacaggctcatccaagcagtggttccccagcctctggggtccttcaattctcctctcctgcatccttaatcttccatggatctcaccgcacagtttagccctaagtttaggcaagcaatcCCGACTGCGACtcagattcagcactcacacaagtaacaaaagttcagaaaacaagtgttcgtccaaaaatgaaagacagacagacaggccttccaagaatgagaagacttgagggaaatgggtcatatctgaaggacagataaacaataagcagggcaggcctgagatgtaactctgatgtcaaagtgcctgggcacctggaagaggagaagggagttaggggctgggggaaggaagaggaggaaaacgggaagaaggggaaagaggaggaggaggaagacatagccttatgaatctccacatggtctattcagagtcaaaaaaaataaagtaggcaaggcatggtggtgtatgcctttaatcgcagcacttggaggtggcggtgggtgtcaggcataattttgctggaagattctgaagaccatgacacaagtatctctagcagccaggctactaagtatttaagtgcactataagattcatccagctactgactttgatcactaaactaaggagacacatatccactgagccacttttcaggttctttcactcacacgggcttaatgaacatgcatagagccagcaatgcatttttaagactttcttcaggtgaggcaaaatactgttaagagatgaagatgatgagcaaggaaatgggggaggagactcgctgactgagaaacaattttatcattatttcaaaattaatcttaaatttgtaaaagatattctaaggaagaaagagctcaatgaactaaattgctctaaatgtatattctgatatgcatatgaaagtaatgtggtcctctcaatgttttcttcattttactggcacacctacaggtttcttactctcttcttttagtctttaaaaccaaatctcacttctaagacaaagtgtgaggtagtcccttctactgctaaattatatagaagacaatttcaattatgttgtcctgtagacagagcaagggtaccatttgctaaaagtaatggagaaactcaggcactaatttctaataggcctctgctgtcacttcccttgaccctagttatcctcttcagggagaaggcaggtgagattcatcttgattcaccctgctgtcgaccaaatgtggaaaattctttaagcacagctacttttccattttgtctacacactgaaatcatctgaggaactttcaaaactttaaacgctcaagtcacaccccaaccatgcacatcataatatctaaggggtgggtggggccagtcacctatactttccaaagtgtccaatatggtccaagatgaagccaagattgatacctgctatgctggatcgcccctcttgatttcgagtgatttttgccataagtgaaatcagaaaagccaacctggagcaagtcagaaccacagccatgcacagaaggtacagtgggatcccaaacagggggatggtacaggtgctgcgctgagctccactaagggttaccccgcgcctcactggaggaccatgctttcaaacagcttgcccttccagcaaaaataagtcggctaattttaaaggtaccattgtctgtatttgtccctactcattagaattttctccaaaaaaaaaaggcaaatctcttgagaaggacagagaatgtgtgcacccggGCCCAACACAACCTACAGAGgagctctaatccccctggctgcctagaaagcacctgccccgcTCTAGGCAGGGAAgtacccagcccacagtcactgcaccttccaagcattgcctgcacctgccaagccttgcccacccctcctaccttccagcagctcatccaagctggtgaccttccgactgcagtctatggtgtagattgtgcggacaccctgaggcaggttcacattgtcagaaaacgagagggtcagctctgtgagaagcgaatcaaaggaactgaagctatcattggagatggcaaagagcaggccattgaagtagcggtccccattccggtagaagcgtgccttcttggccttcttctcaaagcttaaggcctgcaaagtccgcgtgcggtagaagctgcagtgtgcactgtgctccaggctgggggatgagcccattgcccttggggccagagatgctgctgccccctgaggagctgggagcccctctccgtgaccctggcagcgtccttttgtcccgttcttcaaaatgctacagctcaatgctcctggtgctggccatcaaggttgctcagagaaagctctccacaaataaataaattaatgaaggaacgtccccacagccccagccgcagtgcgccatgatctgggcgctctggccttaaagcattgggacacctggcccgaGCACGCGGGCTgtgcttgcaggtgggcccgctcagACAGCTAAAAGCTGTCTCGGCTTGCAGCTGCCCAGCTCATTGTTCCGCGCACCCTCTCCGTCACCGCCGCCAGCTTGGGAGCCCCACGTCCCCTAAGCGCCTCCTTGGCCGGGCCCTGCCTCACACATAGCGCGTGGGCAGTgggccagaaaccactaagttgaaagACCCAAGGCTTGCCCCGGTTCGCGTCCAGTCCGCACTCGCTATCCGGCGCGCTAAAcggaggaagtggaggggatggggtggagcgcGAGCTTGGGCGAGGCGCATCGTGGCTGTGACGTgcggcctggggtcccgggttcACGTCGCCACCTCGCCCGCTGCCAGGACCGGTCCATGGCCAATGAGCGGCAAAGCTGACCGGGATCCTCACGCTgcgctgggcccctgagggaagagcgcagcctcctcccaGGGGCGCACGCTTATGGGCATTCGAGCTCGCGgccgcctggcagagcctggatcccGGAGGACTccttctaccactcttgggataccacaaaccgcaaggagagggaggtggtgaggaagagggcggcgCGGCTTGAGGAGCAGCTGGACCTTTCATGGGGGCCCCGCCCTCCAGGCAGCGGGAGCTGCGTGCTCCCGGGCGTGGACTCAtgctcagcagctgtgggggaggggggggctagCATAACCAGGAACATTGCCagagctctttttatgactacgccgtaagattgatgcgaaaacaaaaagactcaaaagaggaagggaagaaaaaactaatctcaattatgaacatgaatgcaaaaatactctatcccatcctagcttgccaccaaggaatcctatccatctggagtgtgttgatgtccatcaccacagtctactccagggtggagtagatataagagactgcagagctaagaaaactaagagaagacagaccaagaaaaaaccacaagcacagaggtagCCGCAGccaagaccataccaagcaggcaagactctcctaacaggattggtacaaatgtgcatgcatttatgtaggaatacctccaacaatttgaaagacagcatgatagtatgagaagccagggaatttacaacaggagaatttgaacaccctaatccagaggtgggacaagaaatagattttaaacataaaattataaaaaattataaaatttataaaattataaaaaaatacagatcataccacagaaacctgtactccacaaaattgtgaaacataaatgaaatgaacaattttctggctagtcaccatttacctaaaataaaatgaggcttggatgagcaatttaaataggcatatactcttaaaggaaatcgaagctctcatcaaaagcaaaccaaatatcccagggccaaatggttttaatgaagaattccatcagaacttcctgtactcctccaaatgttgcacaaaatataaccagaaggaacattgccagaactcgttttatgagtatgaagtaagattgatgcgaaaccacacaaagaatcaacggaggaaaagaattaaaaactaatctcagtcaTGAGCATGAACGACAAAATACTCAATCAAACGATGGCAAACCAGATCCaggaatctattttaaaaacctacataataaattcagcctcatcccagagatgcagggatggcacAACAGTCATCAATGCAGTAACAcaatccatgatataaataaacttaaaaaaaaatacatgaggctctcagcatagcccattaatcatgcatgggatattggcactgaaaattaagaaacagcataacctgtatgtacagattatacacattacaatttcaaacatcagccatcttttggaaaattgttgagcatatttggaaaaatacttctatacaaatgggtcaattggggcccatggggttaactttgtaacaattgttctgaaatatcacaacttgtgatttgcttagtgttaccaggatgaatcaagccaataataaaaagataacaggaagccattttctggcattgattgccttccacacagcccataatgcaatacagatagctgccttaaaaaaaacttaaaacagcagtatctggttctacttgtaaaattaccttattctgtaatactaatgttactgcctatgtgctacttacttacatatgtattttaacctggaagagtcaatttcactactggaattagtagtaaagattttctatgatattcatgtattaatccctctgttaagtttaatcctcatcacttatgacactacagcaacatacacatatttggctgcctgtaaacctaggtcattcttgggctctaagtactctagatcatcatgttgtagaattcctaaataagatattgaaaagaacaaattgcatgttagatttagtaatagctgtaattcctagccttatcgctgttgctgctaatgattctgtgactggtattgctttacatacatccctgcaaacaaagcattttgtagggcaacagtataaagtttatcaagaactggactCAACAAGCTCAAATAGATGCTCTActtcagacagagattgatggacttaagcaaactgtgggatggttgggaaagaaatatttatctgtgcaagaacttattactttgccttgtaaTTGGAATTCAACAACTTTTGGCATTACTGATAAggctcataatgatttttaacataaatagaaggttattcaaccttatcgtttgggcaatgctgcttctaGATCTCTCATTGAGCACTTACATAATGATATAGAacttgcttttcctaatcatttcctgattcagatTCCTCTACCATtcacacatttatgatgatgaattgacaggataatatgaaaaattagaCCCTGAGGGATTCACACAAGGCATTAATCATACCTCTGTTAGTATGCTTGTTGCAATCATTCTCAtggctttctatttttgatgatgtatcagtttgtttcaaatgcggaaaattcatacttttactattactatacatattaatagttTTACTATTATTGacttattataattaattattaataattaatttattatcaattatttactattaatatacatattaataattttactattattgacttattaataattaattattaataattaatttattattaattatttactattgatatacatattaataattttactattatttacttattaataattaatttattattcattatttactattaatatacatattaataattttactatacatattaatactccatttaccacaaataaaaatcaaaaaaaaaaggaaaataacgaatgcaccaaactaccttagagtgcaggctactcgtggtagagatgagacaaagtcgggaaacggttgcatgagaaaacaagcatcgatgaaagcaaactctgcctatttctcaaaggttctctcagaatctataccatggataaagaatttgtttttgagcgcagttgctcacactgtaccagtcacaaaggagtgctttgcttctgtagacGTGTTGCCTTGTGTCTAtggacttattttcatttttattactgaaaaatgatgatttatttttattatttatttttattatattatatttattattaatataaaaatgaaatatttattatttcatttttatattcattgaggTATTGTTCTGGCAAGGAGAGGCGAGAGTTTACCATGACCATGTACGTGAGTCcagaggggtttcagagttggggttaatgattatttatttttattatttatttttattatattatttattattaatataaaaatgaaatatttattatttcatttttatattcattgaggtattcccagtgtactgatttacaagacaaccataccaagagtctacaatgcagtagatgttgatcagtgtcaccggaacagggaccataaagagtaaaagttaggaagtgtaaaatattaaccagataagtaatcctcattacagggtaatgggacaagccaaatcctctctgtaccttgctatcctaaagcattcagtaaaaactcatagggttcacatt
This window harbors:
- the LOC142838793 gene encoding serine/threonine-protein kinase DCLK2-like isoform X1; the encoded protein is MGSSPSLEHSAHCSFYRTRTLQALSFEKKAKKARFYRNGDRYFNGLLFAISNDSFSSFDSLLTELTLSFSDNVNLPQGVRTIYTIDCSRKVTSLDELLEGESYFCTSNEPFCNVDHTKNVNPNWSVNIQGGTTRALVIASAKAK
- the LOC142838793 gene encoding neuronal migration protein doublecortin-like isoform X2, translated to MGSSPSLEHSAHCSFYRTRTLQALSFEKKAKKARFYRNGDRYFNGLLFAISNDSFSSFDSLLTELTLSFSDNVNLPQGVRTIYTIDCSRKVTSLDELLEASGDTGVLRV